From Streptomyces chrestomyceticus JCM 4735, one genomic window encodes:
- a CDS encoding protein kinase domain-containing protein, producing the protein MSERALIGGRYRLVRRTGHGPAGGEQWLAQDEDLGAEVLLTEVVPAPGAVAGEAARLRRARERADQVGQLRWHTHVVALYDVVEHEGSPWVVSAYHPGAVDLETRLRQEGPVPAGELAGIALALAAALGAGHSLGVLHGQISPSAVLLVPEEADGRTPGRVMLTGYLFGDAAPVGAAAGFLAPEQTQESGLAATPAADVYSLGATLYAAAEGHPPPARPGTPAQAAELAGLVREMLAEEPAQRPSADTVRAAVERLTGARGDGSGAPEREERTDGREEADGDGPGTGSAGEKSRRPAPRAGFWRLAAVTAVVVLIAATGTLLALNAVNHGHGEGKGKAPPSAARSTTPSAAWSVTPFPYGQLVGLTAPLTTGDCVRAVWADRPLHSVPNLGVVGCGKGNNAQVVATMEFPDVEAARAGAARQCARQADEVAGRLPDAGSYAVVPTAQGFEAAGRRAACLVVSRHTPLNGEVGRFRDQGTDLYLQQMSVGDCWTYKAEKDTFQSRLASSCDASHTDQVVGFVEAPQGMSATQALKSADDLCANRFGAAWAPDDSVAVLGYAPAETDWDDGFRQVVCTVGRADRKAVTKAYEPTGS; encoded by the coding sequence ATGAGCGAACGGGCGCTGATCGGCGGACGGTACCGGCTGGTGCGGCGCACAGGGCACGGGCCTGCGGGCGGGGAGCAGTGGCTCGCGCAGGACGAGGATCTGGGGGCCGAGGTTCTGCTCACGGAGGTGGTGCCGGCGCCCGGGGCGGTCGCAGGTGAAGCGGCCCGACTGCGCCGGGCGCGGGAACGAGCCGACCAGGTCGGTCAGTTGCGCTGGCACACGCATGTGGTCGCCCTGTACGACGTCGTGGAACATGAGGGCAGCCCTTGGGTGGTGTCCGCGTACCACCCGGGCGCGGTCGACCTGGAGACCCGCCTGCGGCAGGAGGGGCCGGTGCCGGCCGGTGAACTGGCCGGGATCGCGCTGGCGCTCGCCGCCGCCCTCGGCGCGGGGCACTCCCTGGGGGTGCTGCACGGGCAGATTTCGCCGTCCGCCGTCCTGCTCGTACCGGAGGAGGCGGACGGGCGGACGCCCGGGCGCGTGATGCTGACGGGTTATCTGTTCGGGGACGCGGCGCCCGTGGGAGCGGCGGCCGGGTTCCTCGCCCCCGAACAGACGCAGGAATCCGGCCTGGCCGCGACTCCGGCCGCGGACGTCTACTCGCTGGGCGCGACGCTTTATGCGGCTGCCGAAGGCCACCCGCCGCCCGCCCGCCCCGGTACGCCCGCCCAAGCGGCGGAGTTGGCGGGGCTCGTGCGCGAGATGCTGGCCGAGGAGCCGGCGCAGCGGCCGTCAGCCGACACCGTACGGGCGGCGGTGGAGCGGTTGACCGGCGCGCGCGGAGACGGCTCCGGAGCCCCGGAGCGCGAGGAGCGAACCGACGGGCGGGAAGAGGCCGACGGCGACGGGCCCGGTACCGGATCCGCCGGAGAGAAGAGCCGGAGGCCCGCACCGCGAGCCGGATTCTGGCGGCTCGCGGCCGTTACGGCGGTGGTGGTGCTGATAGCGGCCACCGGGACCCTGCTGGCGCTGAACGCGGTCAACCACGGCCATGGGGAAGGCAAGGGCAAGGCACCGCCGTCCGCGGCAAGGAGTACGACGCCGTCCGCGGCATGGAGCGTGACGCCGTTCCCGTACGGACAACTGGTCGGTCTCACCGCGCCGCTCACCACCGGCGACTGCGTCCGGGCCGTGTGGGCGGACCGTCCGCTGCATTCCGTACCCAACCTCGGAGTCGTCGGCTGCGGCAAGGGGAACAACGCCCAGGTCGTCGCCACGATGGAGTTCCCCGATGTCGAAGCGGCGCGGGCCGGGGCCGCCCGGCAGTGCGCGCGGCAGGCCGACGAGGTGGCCGGGCGGCTGCCCGATGCCGGGTCCTACGCCGTGGTGCCGACGGCGCAGGGCTTCGAGGCCGCGGGCCGGCGGGCGGCCTGCCTGGTCGTCTCCCGCCACACCCCGTTGAACGGGGAGGTCGGCCGCTTCCGCGATCAGGGCACCGACCTGTACCTGCAGCAGATGTCGGTCGGTGACTGCTGGACCTACAAGGCCGAGAAGGACACCTTCCAGTCGCGGCTGGCGTCCTCGTGCGACGCGTCGCACACCGACCAAGTGGTGGGATTCGTCGAGGCGCCGCAAGGCATGAGCGCCACCCAGGCCCTCAAGAGCGCGGACGACCTGTGCGCCAACCGCTTCGGAGCGGCCTGGGCGCCCGACGACAGCGTCGCCGTGCTCGGTTACGCCCCCGCCGAAACCGACTGGGACGACGGTTTCCGGCAGGTGGTCTGCACCGTGGGCCGGGCCGACAGGAAGGCCGTGACCAAGGCGTACGAGCCGACGGGATCATGA